The stretch of DNA AGCAGGGCCAGCGGCGCCGCTGCCAGGCCCAGGGTCGCCCGCCGGGACAGGGCGGAGGGGGGCGGCGTCACGCCGTCGAGCCTAGCGGTCGCACCCCCTGCGGACCCGGTAGGGTGATGCCTCACAACTGCACCCCACAACAGGATCGGGAGGGATGACCCATGAGTGGACCCGGCGCGACCCCGTCGCGGATCGAAGCCGCCCTCGCCGACCAGCTGCGAGCCCTGGGCCTCGACATCGAGGCGATCGAGCTCACCCCGGCCGGCAAGCGGCGCGTGCTGCGGATCGCCGTGGACAAGGACGGCGGGCTCACCCTGGACGACGTCGCGGACGCGACCCGTACGATCAACGAGATCCTCGACGACCCGGCCAACGCGAGCGTGATGGGCGAGCTGCCCTACACCCTCGAGGTGACCTCGCGCGGCGTCGACCGGCCGCTGACCCTGCCGCGACACTGGCGGCGCAACCGGGGTCGCCTGGTCAAGGTCACGCTGGTCGAGGGCGGCGCGGTGACCGGCCGGATCGGTGGGTCCGACGAGGACAAGGTCACCCTCGAGATCGAGGGTGAGGAGCGGCCGGTGGCGTACGCGGACATCGCGAAGGCGCTGGTGCAGATCGAGTTCAAGAAGATCGAGGAAGACGACTGATGGACATCGACCTGAGCATCCTGCGCATGCTGGAGCGGGAGCGCGAGATCTCCTTCGACGTGCTCGTCGAGGCGATCGAGCAGGGCCTGCTCACGGCCTACCACAAGAGCGCGGGCGCCCAGCAGCGTGCGCGCGTCGAGCTGGACCGCAAGAGCGGGCACGTGCGCGTCCTGGCCGCGGAGCTCGACGACGAGGGCAACCAGATCGGCGAGTACGACGACACGCCCGACGGCTTCGGTCGCATCGCCGCCACCACGGCGCGGCAGATCGTGCTCCAGCGCCTGCGCGACGCCGAGGACGAGGTGCGGTTCGGCGAGTTCTCCGGCAAGGAGGGCGACATCGTCTCCGGGGTGATCCAGCAGGGCCGCAACCCCGACGACGTGATGGTCGATCTCGGCAAGCTGGAGGCGCTGCTCCCGGTCAGCGAGCGCGTCCCCGGTGAGCGCTACGAGCACGGCACCCGGATCAAGTGCCTGGTGATGAGCGTGCGCAAGGGCATGCGCGGTCCGCAGATCACGCTCTCGCGCAGCCACCCCAACCTGGTCAAGAAGCTGTTCGCGTTCGAGGTCCCCGAGATCGCCGACGGGTCGGTGGAGATCGCCGCCATCGCGCGCGAGGCCGGCCATCGCACCAAGATCGCGGTGCGGGCCACCGCACCGGGCGTCAACGCCAAGGGCGCCTGCATCGGTCCCATGGGCCAGCGCGTCCGACAGATCATGACCGAGCTGCACGGCGAGAAGATCGACATCGTGGACTGGTCGGAGGACCCCGCGGCGATGGTCGCCAGCGCGCTCTCGCCGGCCCGGGTGAACTCGGTCGAGATCGTCGATGCGGCCACCAAGTCCGCGCGCGTCGTCGTACCCGACTACCAGCTCTCGCTGGCCATCGGCAAGGAGGGACAGAACGCCCGCCTGGCCGCTCGGCTGACCGGTTGGCGCATCGACATCCGCAGCGACGAGGAGGGCGCCGGGGCCTGAGCGGCCCCGGCAGCACCCCCGAACCGGGGCCACGGCGGTCCCGGTTCGGTATCGGCTGGCCCGAAGCGGTAGAGTTTCTCCTCGGTGGCACTCCCTGACGACACGATCATGCCCGGACCCGTCCGGACGTGCGTGGGTTGTCGGGTCCGGGCCGCCAAACGCGAGTTGTTGCGGGTGAGCGTGGGTCTCGTGGGCGGCCGGAAGGCCGTCCTCCCTGATCCGACGGGCACCGCACCCGGCCGCGGGGCGCATCTGCACCCCAGCACCGAGTGTTACGACCTCGCGGTACGGCGCAAGGCGTTCCCCCGAGCACTGCGGTGCGAGGGCGGGATCAGTGCGGCGGCCGTGGGTGAGTACCTCGACTCGACGACCGTGATGGATCCGACCAGGAACTGGAGCAACAGCTCATGAGCACTCGATGAGTATCTCGCGATGAGCCCCCTCCGCTGTTCACACAGCAACAACCACTAACGGTCTCGAGGAACACCCGACCCGGGTCTTGAGGCCAGAAGGAGAATTGTGGCCAAGACCCGAGTTTCCGAACTCGCGAAGCAGTACGGCATCACCAGCAAGGAAGCGCTGGAGAAGCTGAGCGCTATCGGCGAGTTCGCCAAGACTGCCTCCTCCAGCATCGAGCTGCCGGCGGTGAAGAAGTTCGAGGCGACGTACGCCGCCGAGCTGTCCCAGCAGGCACCGGAGAAGCCGAAGGCTGCGCCGGCGCCTGCCGCCACGCCGGCCGAGAAGCCGGCCGAGAAGGTCGCCGACAAGCCTGCCGACAAGCCCGCTGAGGCGGCGCAGCCGGCACCGGCCCCCGCGGCCTCCGAGCGGCCCGCTTCGGCGCCGTCCGCCCCGGCGGCCGCGGCCCCGTCGGCGCCGTCCGCCCCGGCAGGCCCGCGCCCGGGCCCCAAGCCGGGCCCTCGCGCCGAGGCCCCCGCGCCTGCGGCACCCAAGCCCACCCCGGCCACGCCGGCGGCGCCCGCCGCGTCGGCCGGGTCGGCTAGCCCGGCCAGGCCGGCGCCCAAGGCGCCGTCCCCGAAGGCTCCCTCGCCGGGCCCGCGTCCCGTCGGCCGACCCGGCGCGCCGCGCCCGGGCAACAACCCGTTCTCCTCCAGCCAGGGCATGGGCCGTCGGCCCGCTGCGCCCGGGCCGCGTGATGGTGGTGCCGGTGCACCGACGAGCGGTACGCCGGGCGACCAGCGCCCGCCGCGTCCGCCGGCGGCTCGTGACGGTGGCGCCGCGCCGCGTCCGGGCATGCCGCGTCCCAACCCGGCGATGATGCCGAAGTCGCCGGCCGCCTTCGGGTCCCGCCCCGGTGGGGCCCCCGGCCGTCCCGGAGCTCCGGGTCGCCCGGGTCCGGGCGGTGCCGGTCGTCCCGGCGGCGCCCCCGGTCGCGGTGGTGCTCCCGGCGGTGGCGGTAACCGCTTCGGTGCTCCGGCCGGTGCCGGCGCCGGTGGTCCCGCCGGCGGTGGTCGTCCCGGTGGCGGCGGTGGCCGTCCCGGTCAGCGCGGCTCCACCCAGGGCGCCTTCGGTCGTCCCGGTGGTCCCTCGCGCCGTGGCCGCAAGTCGAAGCGGGCCCGTCGCCAGGAGTTCGAGGCCATGGAGGCCCCGACGATCGGCGGCATCCGCGTCCGCAAGGGCAACGGCGAGACCGTTCGCCTGCCGCGCGGCGCCTCGCTGACCGACTTCGCCGAGAAGATCAACGTCGACGCCGCTCAGCTCGTCCAGATGCTGTTCAGCCTGGGCGAGATGGTGACCGCCACCCAGTCCGTGGGCGACGAGACCCTCGAGCTGCTCGGCGAGGAGCTCAACTACGTGGTGCAGGTCGTCTCGCCCGAGGACGAGGACCGCGAGCTGCTCGAGTCCTTCGACATCGAGTTCGGCGAGGACGAGGGCGACGAGTCCGAGTGGGTCGTGCGCCCGCCGGTCGTGACCGTGATGGGTCACGTCGACCACGGTAAGACCAAGCTGCTCGACGCGCTGCGCAACGCGAACGTGGTCGCGGGCGAGGCCGGTGGCATCACCCAGCACATCGGTGCCTACCAGGTCACCACCGAGGTCGGT from Nocardioides sp. BP30 encodes:
- the rimP gene encoding ribosome maturation factor RimP, which translates into the protein MSGPGATPSRIEAALADQLRALGLDIEAIELTPAGKRRVLRIAVDKDGGLTLDDVADATRTINEILDDPANASVMGELPYTLEVTSRGVDRPLTLPRHWRRNRGRLVKVTLVEGGAVTGRIGGSDEDKVTLEIEGEERPVAYADIAKALVQIEFKKIEEDD
- the nusA gene encoding transcription termination factor NusA, whose protein sequence is MDIDLSILRMLEREREISFDVLVEAIEQGLLTAYHKSAGAQQRARVELDRKSGHVRVLAAELDDEGNQIGEYDDTPDGFGRIAATTARQIVLQRLRDAEDEVRFGEFSGKEGDIVSGVIQQGRNPDDVMVDLGKLEALLPVSERVPGERYEHGTRIKCLVMSVRKGMRGPQITLSRSHPNLVKKLFAFEVPEIADGSVEIAAIAREAGHRTKIAVRATAPGVNAKGACIGPMGQRVRQIMTELHGEKIDIVDWSEDPAAMVASALSPARVNSVEIVDAATKSARVVVPDYQLSLAIGKEGQNARLAARLTGWRIDIRSDEEGAGA
- a CDS encoding YlxR family protein, encoding MPGPVRTCVGCRVRAAKRELLRVSVGLVGGRKAVLPDPTGTAPGRGAHLHPSTECYDLAVRRKAFPRALRCEGGISAAAVGEYLDSTTVMDPTRNWSNSS
- the infB gene encoding translation initiation factor IF-2, producing the protein MAKTRVSELAKQYGITSKEALEKLSAIGEFAKTASSSIELPAVKKFEATYAAELSQQAPEKPKAAPAPAATPAEKPAEKVADKPADKPAEAAQPAPAPAASERPASAPSAPAAAAPSAPSAPAGPRPGPKPGPRAEAPAPAAPKPTPATPAAPAASAGSASPARPAPKAPSPKAPSPGPRPVGRPGAPRPGNNPFSSSQGMGRRPAAPGPRDGGAGAPTSGTPGDQRPPRPPAARDGGAAPRPGMPRPNPAMMPKSPAAFGSRPGGAPGRPGAPGRPGPGGAGRPGGAPGRGGAPGGGGNRFGAPAGAGAGGPAGGGRPGGGGGRPGQRGSTQGAFGRPGGPSRRGRKSKRARRQEFEAMEAPTIGGIRVRKGNGETVRLPRGASLTDFAEKINVDAAQLVQMLFSLGEMVTATQSVGDETLELLGEELNYVVQVVSPEDEDRELLESFDIEFGEDEGDESEWVVRPPVVTVMGHVDHGKTKLLDALRNANVVAGEAGGITQHIGAYQVTTEVGGEDRKITFIDTPGHEAFTAMRARGSQSSDIAVLVVAADDGVMPQTVEALNHAKAAGVPIVVAVNKIDKPEADPTKVRGQLTEYGLVPEEYGGDAMFVDVSAKSNLNLDKLLEAIVLTADASLDLRANPTQDAQGLVIEAHLDRGRGPVATVLVQRGTLRVGDSIVAGPAFGRVRAMLDEYGNELSEAMPARPAMVLGLSAVPGAGQNFLVVEDDRMARQIAEKREARERAAMQAKRRVRRTLEDFMASMEKGESQELNLILKGDVSGSVEALEDALSKIDVGGDEVSIRVIDRGVGAITETNVDLAAASDAIIIGFNVRPQGKATEMAEKEGVEIRYYTVIYQAIEEIEAALKGMLKPEYEERTLGQAEIRAIFRSSRVGNIAGCYVTNGLIRRNAKVRVIRDGKTVADNLDLASLKREKDDAAEVREGFECGLVLRNFQDIKEGDVVEAFEMVEIPRS